Proteins from one Limanda limanda chromosome 4, fLimLim1.1, whole genome shotgun sequence genomic window:
- the ptpra gene encoding receptor-type tyrosine-protein phosphatase alpha produces the protein MATPLLQGRMGVCPLLLLLGVALGAWAQDHVPVTSPPNITAKPTEPPTARSLDFTAAPTPAPPGPATTLAPADVPETTVATTITTASPADGEDIEPVGPNATARVLPIPPPPPPTDAPQAPPTTEPPPPPPDVGGDNDTTTETPDTPTTDTYTDEDIITVETETTTEPDYDFTTEPSPQDNNQSDDMPIIAVMVALSSLLVIIFIIIILYMLRFKKYKQAGSHSNSFRLTNGRSDDTELQTVPLLARSPSTNRKYPPLIVDKLEEEMNRRMADDNKLFREEFNALPVCPIQASCDAASKEENKEKNRYVNILPYDHSRVHLSSLEGVPDSDFINASFINGYHEKNKFIAAQGPKEETVNDYWRMIWEQNTATIVMVTNLKERKECKCAQYWPDQGCWTYGNIRVSVEDSMVLVDYTIRKFCIQQVGDVSGKKPQRLVTQFHFTSWPDFGVPFTPIGMLKFLKKVKNCNPQYSGPIVVHCSAGVGRTGTFIVIDAMLDMMIAEKKVDVFGFVTRIRAQRCQMVQTDMQYVFIFQAMLEHYLYGDTELEVTSLESHLAKLYTPSPGAGCSGLEAEFKKLTSIKIQNDKMRTGNLPANMKKNRVLQIIPYEFNRVIIPVKRGEESTDYVNSSFIDGYRQKDSYMASQGPLQHTMEDFWRMIWEWRSCSIVMLTELEERGQEKCAQYWPSDGVVVYGDISIELKREEESESYTVRDLLVTNNRENKARAVRQFHFHGWPEVGIPTDGKGMINIIAAVQKQQQQSGNHPITVHCSAGAGRTGTFCALSTVLERVKAEGILDVFQTVKSLRLQRPHMVQTLEQYEFCYKVVQEYIDAFSDYANFK, from the exons ATGGCAACTCCGCTTCTTCAG GGCAGAATGGGTGTGTGtcccctgctcctgctgctgggtGTAGCCCTCGGGGCCTGGGCCCAGGATCATGTCCCTGTCACAA gtccTCCTAATATCACTGCCAAACCCACAGAGCCCCCCACCGCACGCTCCCTCGACTTTACAGCCGCACCCACTCCCGCCCCCCCAGGCCCAGCCACAACACTCGCCCCTGCCGACGTCCCGGAGACGACAGTAGCGACGACCATCACAACCGCAAGCCCAGCTGATGGAGAGGACATAGAACCAGTGGGTCCCAATGCCACTGCAAGGGTGTTACCGATTCCTCCGCCCCCACCACCAACTGATGCCCCTCAGGCACCACCGACCACCgagcctccccctcctccccccgaTGTGGGGGGAGACAACGACACCACAACCGAGACCCCAGACACCCCAACTACTGACACTTACACAGATGAGGATATAATCACTGTGGAGACAGAGACCACCACAGAACCTGATTATGACTTTACCACAGAACCAAGCCCACAGG ACAACAACCAGTCAGATGACATGCCGATCATCGCTGTGATGGTGGCCCTGTCCTCCCTGCTggtcatcatcttcatcatcatcatcctctacATGCTCAG GTTTAAGAAGTACAAGCAGGCAGGAAGCCATTCAAATTCCTTCAGACTGACCAATGGTAGATCGGATGATACAG AGCTCCAGACTGTTCCACTATTGGCTCGTTCGCCCAGCACCAACAGGAAGTACCCACCGCTTATTGTTGACAAGCTGGAGGAAGAAATGAACCGTCGCATGGCTGATGACAACAAACTCTTCAGGGAGGAGTTTAAT GCGCTGCCAGTCTGCCCCATTCAGGCCTCGTGTGACGCTGCTTCCAAggaagagaataaagaaaagaacagatacGTCAACATCCTGCCAT atgaTCACTCGAGGGTGCATCTCTCATCTCTGGAGGGAGTCCCCGACTCTGACTTCATCAACGCCTCCTTTATAAAT GGTTACCATGAGAAGAATAAGTTTATTGCAGCTcaag GGCCAAAGGAGGAGACGGTAAATGACTACTGGCGAATGATCTGGGAGCAGAACACAGCGACCATTGTCATGGTGACCAACctgaaggagagaaaggag tgtaAGTGTGCCCAGTACTGGCCGGACCAGGGCTGTTGGACCTATGGGAATATCCGTGTATCCGTAGAAGACTCTATGGTTTTGGTGGACTACACTATCCGCAAGTTCTGCATCCAACAG GTGGGAGATGTGTCTGGGAAGAAGCCCCAGAGGCTCGTCACCCAGTTCCATTTCACCAGCTGGCCTGACTTTGGAGTGCCCTTCACCCCCATTGGCATGCTCAAGTTCCTCAAGAAAGTGAAGAACTGCAACCCCCAGTACTCCGGGCCCATTGTGGTCCATTGTAG TGCGGGTGTGGGGAGGACAGGTACCTTTATTGTGATCGATGCCATGTTGGACATGATGATCGCTGAGAAGAAGGTGGACGTGTTTGGTTTCGTCACCAGGATCAGAGCCCAGCGCTGTCAGATGGTCCAGACTGAT aTGCAGTATGTGTTCATCTTCCAGGCCATGTTAGAGCACTACCTGTATGGAGACACAGAGCTGGAGGTTACGTCTCTGGAGTCCCACTTGGCCAAACTTTACACCCCCTCACCTGGAGCTGGCTGCAGTGGTCTGGAGGCTGAATTCAag AAACTGACATCCATCAAGATCCAGAACGACAAGATGAGGACCGGCAACTTGCCCGCCAACATGAAGAAGAACAGAGTCCTGCAGATCATTCCAT ATGAGTTCAACAGAGTGATCATTCCAGTCAAACGAGGCGAGGAGAGCACAGACTACGTCAATTCCTCTTTCATTGAT GGCTACCGTCAGAAGGACTCGTACATGGCAAGCCAGGGCCCCCTGCAGCACACCATGGAGGACTTCTGGAGGATGATCTGGGAGTGGAGAAGTTGCTCCATAGTCATGCTcactgagctggaggagagagggcag GAGAAGTGCGCTCAGTATTGGCCCAGTGATGGAGTAGTGGTCTATGGGGACATTTCCATCGAGctgaaaagggaggaggagagcgagagctACACAGTGCGTGACCTCCTGGTCACCAACAACAGG GAGAACAAGGCTCGAGCGGTGCGTCAGTTCCATTTCCATGGCTGGCCAGAAGTGGGCATCCCCACTGACGGAAAAGGCATGATCAATATAATTGCTGCGGTGCAGAAGCAACAGCAGCAGTCTGGCAACCACCCCATCACTGTACactgcag tgctGGTGCTGGCCGGACAGGGACTTTCTGTGCATTGAGTACAGTTCTGGAGAGGGTGAAGGCAGAGGGCATCCTGGACGTCTTCCAGACAGTCAAGAGCCTCAGACTGCAGAGACCCCACATGGTGCAGACACTG GAGCAGTACGAATTCTGCTACAAAGTGGTCCAGGAGTATATCGATGCCTTCTCTGACTACGCCAACTTCAAGTAG